One Ficedula albicollis isolate OC2 unplaced genomic scaffold, FicAlb1.5 N00433, whole genome shotgun sequence DNA segment encodes these proteins:
- the LOC107604383 gene encoding zinc finger protein 239-like, translating to MNLGTEEFPAQRPLILFFPPNQGLSFLRRWRIEEEEKPQRPLTRRGCTPSPEHFEEERHSLSQEGGRRSRQASELVEKPHGGEKPHKCLECGRGFTRSSHLIRHQVVHTGQKPYECGQCGKGFRYSSGLMQHQVIHTGEQPYTCLECGKNFGVRSNLRSHQRIHTGERPYECPECGKRFQTRSNLLLHERIHTEERPFRCPDCGKGFNRNDNLTVHRRIHTGERPYECPECGKSFSQSCNLTRHQQRHH from the coding sequence ATGAACTTGGGCACAGAGGAATTCCCAGCCCAACGTCCTCTCatcttgttttttcccccaaaccaAGGTTTGTCATTCCTAAGGCGATGGCGGattgaggaggaggaaaagccccAGAGACCTCTTACGAGGAGGGgctgcacacccagccctgagcacttTGAGGAGGAAAGACACTCCCTGAGCCAGGAAGGTGGCCGGAGATCCAGGCAGGCctcagagctggtggagaagcCTCATGGAGGGGAGAAGCCCCACAAGTGCTTGGAATGTGGGAGGGGTTTCACCCGGAGCTCCCATCTGATCCGGCATCAGGTTGTCCACACTGGGCAGAAGCCCTATGAGTGTGGACAATGTGGGAAGGGATTCAGATACAGCTCTGGTCTGATGCAGCACCAGGTGATCCACACTGGGGAGCAGCCCTACACCTgcttggaatgtgggaagaACTTTGGGGTCAGATCCAACCTGAGAAGCCACCAGCGCATCCACACTGGGGAAAGGCCCTATGAGTGtcctgagtgtgggaagaggtTTCAGACCAGGTCCAATCTCCTCCTACATGAGCGGATTCACACAGAGGAGAGGCCCTTCCGCTGCCCCGACTGCGGGAAGGGATTCAATCGCAATGACAACCTCACTGTCCACCGGCgcatccacactggggagaggccctacgagtgtcctgagtgtgggaagagcttctcaCAGAGCTGTAACTTGACCCGACACCAACAGAGGCACCACTAA